GCCAATAAAGTCGCACAAGATGCACCACAGCCAGATAGCGCTCAGCCGGTAGCACATGAAAACCAAGGCAAGGACATTGACGAGGTGAATAGCCCCGAAGGGGCAGCCAAAGACACTAGTAGACAAAATGGCAGCGCAAAATATGACTGGCAACTTTTGTGCGGCCCGATGCTCAAATATTCCCGGCTTAGCAACGACAGTACTCGCTGGCATGGTAGCGCCCTTATTGTCCTTCGAGCACCGTCCGAGTCTGCTGCCAGACGTCCCGACCAGCCTAGTAGTTCTATGGACGGCCCAGACTCGCGAACAAAACCGGTGCATTTATTTACCGAGCGCGATCGAGTCTACTGGCGTATCGACCTCGAGACAGCActaggggaagaagaacggGAGGTCCGCTACTCCATCACCCTCGCCGGCCATCGACAGCAGGACAAGATCGAGCGATCCTTCTGGGTACCCAAGATTGGTCAGACATTTCGTATTATGTTCTTCAGGTGAGTCCCAAGCCTAACGCCACCGGCTTGGACTGACGTTCCACCTTGACTCTCATAGCTGCAATGGCTTCGTTCCTGGAGCGGAGAAGCAAGTCAGTGGCCTGGCGCTCTGGAATGATGTTCTACGACGTATGTTGCGCAATCATCCGGGCGACTCATTATGGTAACCAACATTTGTTCAGTTCACAAAAAGTCACCTTTGCATGTGATGATTGGTGGCGGTGATCAAATTTATTCTGATGGTGTAACTGAAGCTCACGCACCACTCGAGCCATGGGCACAAGAACTTTCGCCTCGGAAGCGAGCCAAGATACCGTTCCCCCTTGAACTAAGGTACGACTTTATGTGTGACTAATGATCAATCTGCTTAAGTTGAATTGATGCAGGGACAAGGTTGACGATTGGTACTTTCAACACCATTGCGATTGGTTTAATGCAAGTCCTTTCCGTGAAGCGAATGCGCAAATACCACAACTGAACATTTGGGGTAAGTCCGAGTTCGATTGAGCTTATGTTCGAAATCTGATCGCTGGCTACAGACGACCACGATATTATTGGTTCGTATGTTCAGTTATTCTTCCAAACTTAAATTGAACCCTCTGGTTTCATTCAGATGGTTTCGGTACGTACAGGGATGCTTGGCAACGAGCACCGGTATTTATGGGTATCGGGGAAATCGCATGGAAATAGTAGGTATCACTCTGGTTTTGACCGCATATCCCCTAACATTACTTGTAGTATGTCTCTATTCCAACAACATCTCCCTCCGAGCACCACAACAAATCAGTTGACCTACGACCCAGAATCTTTCAACCCCACACCTGCACATTCAACTAAACCTAGCCATGGCGTAAGCGAAAAGTCCCCAATTCCGACTTCGAGACCAGAACACCCAGATGCCCTGGACCAGAACGGAACAGCCCAAAATGGCGATTCGAGTCACGAGAAACCTCAAAGATCCGAGGGAACTGGGGAAGAGAGTGAACTTGATCCGTCATATGTTCGACACCCCCAACAGGGTCCATATATACAACATAGAGGGttgagtatatgcacatcCCTTGGAGAAGGCGTTTTATTCTACGGGCTGGACTGTCGGTAAGTCGATCGTGATAATTACAGAGGATTGTACTTTAACACGCTACGATAGAACGGATCGCACCCGACATCGAATTTGTTATGCCGATAGCTACCAAGCCATGTTCGACCGGCTTGATAAAGATATCATTCCTGGAAAGACCAAGCATgttctactactgctaggaGTTCCGATCGGTGAGTGTGTCTAATGGGGTGGCGTCGTATCAGAGTAACCGACATAACGACTGGTCAGCATACCCCCGGCTTGTCTGGGCTGAGACTCTCATGACGAGTAAATTTATGGCGCCATTAAGATTTTTAAACAGGGTGTTTGGCCTCATGTCTGGATTGTTCAATGAGTATGTCGAAAGCCTCTAATATTAGCACGGATACTGACTTTTGAGTTCAGCTTCGATGGAAAGGTTGAACTCCTTGATGGTAAGACTATCGAGCAAAATATTCTAGGACTTTACTGAGCTTGAGGATAACGCAGATCTGGAAGACCACTGGGCGGCCGCAGTTCACAAGGCGGAGCGCAACCACCTAGTACAGCGCCTTCAGACACTCAGCTACACTAAACAAGTCCGGATCACAATATTGAGTGGAGATGTCCACCTCGCAGCCATTGGGCGTTTCTTCACCAAGGCCAAGTTGGATGTTGCTCAAGAGAAAGATCACCGTTATATGGTCAACGTCGTAAGTTCGATGGCGATTCAACGTTAATGCTACAGGTCACTTAATGTCAAATTGGAATTTACAGATCAGCTCGGCCATCACCAATGCACCACCTCCGGATGGTACGTCTGGCTATCCGTAACCAAAGTTTCTAGCTCTAACATGAACATTCTATACAGCGGTGGCAGACGTTCTTAACGCAAGGAATAAACTCCACCGATTGGATCATCACACCAGCGAGAACCTCAGTAAGTAACGGCATCTTAGTCTAtgcgcgcatacatctaaCTCGTACTCTACAGTGGATATATTTGAAGAAGGCGTCGGCGGTTCTAAGCGACGAGTCAACAAAACATGCTACCCTGCGCGAAATTACTGCGTCATTACACGGGCTGATCCAGCCGCCGGTCCCGACGCAACCACCGCGGAAGAGATTGGCGATAATCCAGCAGCCCAGGAGGCTAATGAAAAACAGGAGCCCAAGACATCTCCTCTCGGTAAAGTCTTCCGCAAGGACAAAGACCATGGAGAAGAACCCAAGTCAGCGGTTGACAAGGGTGAGATATCGGGTGGAACAGGGACGATTGCAAAGGAGGTCAAAGGCGCGCAAGTCGGGCACGATGCATCTGCGCTTGCGCCTGCTACTGGTACAAAGGCTGTGGATGCATTGAATATTAGCCTGAGATTAGAGGTGGATTCGAAAAGCCCTGAAGGGAAAACCAAGGCTTATGgattctccattcctaaATTGGATCGTTAATCGGGGCTGCATCTTGTAGAATGTTAATAATGTTTATCTAgtgtttttttttgctttGGTTTGTACATCGATTTAATATAGGGTTAAATGTCATGCTTTGAGAGTAGTGTATATACAAAGCATGATTATTGATTGCGACATGGACACATCAACTTCAATCATGAGTTATGTTGTGTTACACAATAAGGAGGGCTAATAATTAGTTGGTAATGGAATAACAACTTACGAACACAGAAAGTAGCATAATACAACGAAGTTTCCTTCCCCAAATCGCCAACGTGGTTGAGATATCTACTGTGACAGGTTTCGATTTTTATCCATTGGTCCCTCTGTTCGTCTCTATAATTGGTATGAGTTTGGTATATTATTGTTACTATCTTTATCTTTATCTATCAAAGCAAGGGCCGTGAGAAAGCTGACTCAGCTCAGAGACATTTCTGACAGCCAATTAGGGTCTATCCAGCTTAAGCGCCGATTGAGGCGAGTGTGCTTGCCTAGACCTCGTTCCTCGGCCACAGGCAAGCACACTACCCCGTCCGTGAACTGGGGAAACTTACTGCCAACCACATACACTAGGAGATACAACGGGTCGCAAAGCTCGTTAATTAACGTCGTATCACTACTGACATTATTCCGCTCGGTCGACTCTAATTCAAGCGATTGGATTTTCCTGTGCCATTCTTGGCATGTTTCCACTATCTCTACTGGGTCTAGTACCGAGCCTACTCACCCGAGCCTTTCTCACTTGTTCGCAGACCGACTCATATGCGTAGAAATGGCACTGGGGCATACTTGACACGTACACTTCCATACTAACCTCGTGAACCAGAAGTTGTTTTTGTCAGTGGTATCATACTCAGGGTACCGCCCAGAGATAAAGCAAACTAATATAGCTAACTGGTAAAGTGGCAGTCACTCATCGGAATGGAGCTCGAGGTGTTCGGTGTATTTGTACGAAACGAGATGACATTCATGTAACAATTAACCTTCACTCCCATTTTGCGCTACTCTGACTGAATCTCTGGCCGTTTTGCTGTGAGATTATGACTCTGAGTAGGAGACTATCTCGAAAACAGGAAGGAAGGTTTAACTGCGTTGCGATCCAGGCTGATTTATTTGGTCAAACCAATTCTGTCGAGACGTTATCGAGGCCTGAGGGAATACATCTTGCACCCACTGCATGGCTGAGCTGAGGGCGGAGATTCAAATCCAGATTACTTGAGTATCCTAGCGCCGGATAACTTACTTCATTAGAGATAAAATTGATACTGAAACTAATACTGAACAACCTATGCGGTACGACATAACTCCAAACATTTCTGGATATATAGGATCTGGTAAGGTTCTTCTGTTGGACTGGAGCATGTAATGGTCTCGCAACGGGGTACGTTTTCGAAAATATGAAGCCTCGAGGCTTTCTGAAACcgcactatttacatccATCCGTGATGGGCACAGCATTAGTACAGCTTGGGGAGTCAGGAGGTGTCTTGGGTTACGGTGGTGATTCACAGCACACATGATCTAAGATTGGACCCTAAAAGATAGCCAGGGCAGTCCTTCGGATTTATTTTGACAGGCTGATGGTCACTAGGACGCGTGTATTTAGACTTCGCCCACGTTGGAGCGAAATAAAATCTCGTCTCgaaagcgcatatatccgcTGACAATGCCCATCCGGACTCCGGGAACCTCTCTGCGCGATGGACGCTTTGACACGTATTCATAAGAAAACTAACCAGGATACCCTTGGTGCAAATTTCCGTGTTAAACATACCTAAAAGTTCTTGGAGGTTGCGTATGAACTTCTTTCGCGTTTTCTTACCTCTGAAAAAATCCACGGCTAAAACTCACCAATACACTTCAACTCGTTGCATCATCGCATGCTCATTCCACCTCGTGGACTCGGGCGCTTGGACCATGCTCTCCCATCGATTTGTATCGTTCGCGCCCAACATCCCTCCTCCCGTCGCCTCTGGAGAACACCCACGCAATCTGATACCCCTCGTCCGTAAGTTGCTCCTGAGCTATGTACAAAATAATAAATGAAGCTGTACCCTTTTATTCACAAATCTCTTACAGGTCTCAGTACCCTCGTTTCAAGGGAAGAATGGCCACAGCTCCCCACCGGTTCTTGGATATATTCCCTCCCGGGTTCGACATGACGTCCGTCAGTCGGTCTTACTATAGCTTTGCACCAGTACAGCTGTATCACACGCTCACCCGCAGCTATGATCCCGAGAAACACATCGAATCGACGTTGGTGAAATCAGTTTGGTACGGCAAGCAAACcaggggagtgcaacatgaATTCATCTTGGTTCAAGTTGAAGATACCACAGTTCCGATCACTAACTACATGGTTCTCGATCGCACTATCCGTGAAGAGTCTTCAGGGGGTACCATTCAGATGCCCTTTCGGCGGAGAAGGACAATAGGCTCAAGTCAAAGCTACTGCGGTCCGGCTGTGGATGCGTTCAAGGTTTCATACAACGGGATTGAAAATCAGCTCTTGGATGAATGCgatcttcttcctcgtcagTACCTCGAGAAGATCGAGTTTAGTCGCGGAAATCCTCTGTATCTCTACCAACTTGTAACACTCGTGCACGTTGTCTCGGAAAAAAGCACACAATACACTTTGTCGGGTCAGAACTGCTATTGGTTTGCTGGCTTAATTTGGGATTGCTTGCGCTCACTTCGACCGGATGCACAGTATGATGGTCGTCTAGCAGAGAAGAGAGGGAAGTTTGCCATCGTCCGCAACCTTCGTATGCCAGAGAAAGAAGAGATTACCGAGACATGCGATGCATTCGAGAAAGAAATTCAGACAGTGGACAAAAATCTTTGGGAGAGTAGAAAGGTCCGTTCTTCGGCCCGAAATTAACCGGGTGAGTTACTTACTGGTCCTATGTGAGATGTAGAAGCGGCATGGGTTTCCCGACATGGCCATGAGATTTAGGATCCCTGATGGCGGTTCAAACCAGGACTCCGATGGAGCAGTCAGATCAACTCCTTAGGAGGGAGCTGGGCATGTCCTGTGGTGGGAGCTTTACGTTGGTAAACGTATCAGATCCAGCTCCAACGAGACGCCACACTTTGGTCTGCAAGTTCACTGAAAATGTGTAAAGAATTTGAG
The Rhizoctonia solani chromosome 8, complete sequence DNA segment above includes these coding regions:
- a CDS encoding transcription factor btf3 produces the protein MALQPPLIHSTATSASSLAKHEELANKVAQDAPQPDSAQPVAHENQGKDIDEVNSPEGAAKDTSRQNGSAKYDWQLLCGPMLKYSRLSNDSTRWHGSALIVLRAPSESAARRPDQPSSSMDGPDSRTKPVHLFTERDRVYWRIDLETALGEEEREVRYSITLAGHRQQDKIERSFWVPKIGQTFRIMFFSCNGFVPGAEKQVSGLALWNDVLRLHKKSPLHVMIGGGDQIYSDGVTEAHAPLEPWAQELSPRKRAKIPFPLELRDKVDDWYFQHHCDWFNASPFREANAQIPQLNIWDDHDIIDGFGTYRDAWQRAPVFMGIGEIAWKYMSLFQQHLPPSTTTNQLTYDPESFNPTPAHSTKPSHGVSEKSPIPTSRPEHPDALDQNGTAQNGDSSHEKPQRSEGTGEESELDPSYVRHPQQGPYIQHRGLSICTSLGEGVLFYGLDCRTDRTRHRICYADSYQAMFDRLDKDIIPGKTKHVLLLLGVPIAYPRLVWAETLMTSKFMAPLRFLNRVFGLMSGLFNDFDGKVELLDDLEDHWAAAVHKAERNHLVQRLQTLSYTKQVRITILSGDVHLAAIGRFFTKAKLDVAQEKDHRYMVNVISSAITNAPPPDAVADVLNARNKLHRLDHHTSENLMDIFEEGVGGSKRRVNKTCYPARNYCVITRADPAAGPDATTAEEIGDNPAAQEANEKQEPKTSPLGKVFRKDKDHGEEPKSAVDKGEISGGTGTIAKEVKGAQVGHDASALAPATGTKAVDALNISLRLEVDSKSPEGKTKAYGFSIPKLDR